In a single window of the Campylobacter fetus subsp. testudinum 03-427 genome:
- a CDS encoding putative polysaccharide deacetylase (Pfam match to PF01522.17 Polysacc_deac_1), with protein MSITVLMYHHVLPKSGFIASSLSEFESQMKFLSQNGYKTLSSDEFLKFKKGELKLPKKSVFITFDDGWRDNYYYAYPILKRYGLNATLFLVTSWIEKASEQNALRKAEFRALSHKEAKQKAISEPASLFLNWDEVEKMKDVFDFHSHTNGHDDAYFGNLRFEDDIFACKKIIKDRLGFDDAHLCWPRGQYDENKLQAAKQIGYEIFYTTKRGINKPDNNLKYIKRVAVKKDAKWLKKTLFIYQNDILGSFYSALKN; from the coding sequence ATGAGTATAACCGTTCTTATGTATCATCATGTTTTGCCAAAATCAGGATTTATCGCTAGCAGTCTTAGCGAATTTGAGTCTCAAATGAAGTTTCTTAGTCAAAATGGTTATAAAACTTTAAGTTCAGATGAATTTTTGAAATTTAAAAAAGGTGAGCTTAAACTACCCAAAAAGAGCGTTTTTATAACTTTTGATGATGGTTGGAGAGATAATTATTACTACGCTTATCCAATTTTGAAGAGATATGGTTTAAATGCAACTCTGTTTTTAGTGACTAGTTGGATAGAAAAAGCAAGCGAGCAAAATGCACTTAGAAAAGCCGAGTTTAGAGCGTTATCGCATAAAGAAGCAAAACAAAAAGCTATTAGCGAGCCTGCTAGTTTGTTTCTAAACTGGGATGAGGTGGAAAAAATGAAAGATGTTTTTGATTTTCACTCTCATACAAATGGGCATGATGATGCTTATTTCGGAAATTTAAGATTTGAAGATGATATTTTTGCTTGTAAAAAGATAATAAAAGATCGCTTAGGATTTGATGATGCTCATCTTTGTTGGCCGCGCGGACAATATGATGAAAACAAGTTGCAAGCGGCAAAACAGATCGGTTATGAGATATTTTATACCACGAAACGAGGTATAAATAAACCTGATAATAATTTAAAATATATAAAAAGAGTTGCGGTTAAAAAAGACGCTAAATGGTTAAAAAAGACGCTATTTATATATCAAAATGATATTTTAGGAAGTTTTTACTCAGCTTTGAAGAACTGA